A single window of Triplophysa rosa linkage group LG2, Trosa_1v2, whole genome shotgun sequence DNA harbors:
- the man2a1 gene encoding alpha-mannosidase 2, whose translation MKLSRQFTIFGSGIFCVVVFSLYLMLDHIDHSKNPNGERHQNGQLGILQDKIDHLERLLAENNEIIANIRDSVINLRETVKDGKVFPERNISQGILELPPPAPVLLPIESEDCQFAARTYSRAADGVQMLDVHDLLDFDNPDGGVWKQGFDISYQENEWDNESLQVFVVPHSHNDPGWLKTFDDYYRDQTQHILNNMVVKLHENSQMKMIWSEISYFSKWWENIDEQKHDAVKRLIENGQLEVATGGWVMPDEANTHYFALIDQLVEGHQWLENNLGVKPKTGWAVDPFGHSPTQAYLLKQAGLSNMLIQRVHYSVKKHFASQKTLEFFWRQNWDQDAASDILCHMMPFYSYDVPHTCGPDPKICCQFDFKRLPGGRVSCPWRIPPQAITDNNVQERALTLLDQYRKKSKLYRTKVVLAPLGDDFRYTEAVEWDQQFGNYQKLFDYMNSHPELHVKAQFGTISDYFEALRKNTGLDPAGTSVGTPALPVVSGDFFTYADRDDHYWSGYFTSRPFYKRLDRMLESYLRAAEIIYSLTMANIQKYDKPSDYPAGDNYKLLTEARRNLGLFQHHDAITGTGKEWVVVDYGTRLFHSIMNVKRVIVSSAQWLVIKDKQTYSHDPSNPFLQMEDAQPAQDALPRKTVLKIHDRPRLVVVYNPTEQARTSMVTLNVNTLHVRVLDALGRVVPAQVSAVWNDATNAATDVFQLSFVAHAAPLGLSVYQLTEGMEQRTEASKYTFPQEGMHISVSGLEHFRQSYLQTASSVQIENSHLELSISSVTGLLERVRLKDGGSEHHVKVEFVWYGTTSKKDKSGAYLFLPDGDATIYSSSQPTVIRVTKGPVFSEVTTTFPHITHTLRLYNTQGVEGQSVEICNTVDIRGETNREIAMRITSDLNSKDRFFTDLNGYQVQPRKTMAKLPLQANFYPMTSMVYLEDSSSRLSLLTAQSLGAASLKSGQLEVIMDRKLNQDDNRGLGQGVMDNKITANSFRLLLEKRSSEEEAKKEETAPYSYPSLLSHMSYMYLNHPLISMASSLDSVDVPLTVYNPLSTSFPCDVHLVNLRAIQSKEEGGGPSEQAALILHRKGFDCGFSNRNTGLLCATTRGKVHFEKLLTDLKVKSIIPASLSLMHTHNSEGDPQEIHLKPMEIRTYRLQLS comes from the exons ATGAAGCTCAGCAGACAGTTCACAATTTTTGGCAGTGGCATATTCTGTGTTGTGGTATTTTCTCTATACCTGATGTTGGATCACATAGACCATAGCAAAAACCCAAACGGAGAGCGGCATCAAAAC GGCCAGCTTGGTATTCTGCAGGACAAAATAGACCACTTAGAAAGACTGCTTGCAGAGAACAATGAGATCATTGCCAACATCAGGGACTCTGTGATTAACCTGAGGGAAACTGTGAAAGATGGGAAGGTGTTCCCTGAAAGGAACATCAGTCAGGGGATCTTAGAACTGCCTCCCCCTGCTCCTGTGCTGCTCCCCATCGAGTCGGAGGACTGCCAGTTTGCAGCGCGGACATACTCCAGGGCAGCTGATGGAGTACAG ATGCTGGATGTTCACGATTTGCTCGACTTTGATAACCCCGATGGAGGAGTATGGAAACAAGGCTTTGATATTTCTTATCAGGAAAATGAATGGGACAATGAGTCGCTTCAGGTCTTTGTTGTGCCTCATTCTCACAATGACCCCG GTTGGCTGAAGACGTTTGACGACTACTATCGAGACCAGACGCAACACATCCTCAACAACATGGTGGTTAAGTTACACGAGAACAGTCAGATGAAAATGATCTGGTCTGAGATTTCTTACTTTTCAAAATGGTGGGAAAACATCGATGAACAGAAACATGATGCTGTGAAGAG ACTCATCGAGAACGGTCAGTTGGAGGTGGCTACAGGAGGCTGGGTGATGCCTGATGAAGCCAACACGCACTACTTTGCTTTGATAGATCAGCTAGTTGAAGGCCACCAGTGGCTGGAAAACAATTTGG GAGTGAAACCCAAGACGGGCTGGGCTGTGGATCCGTTTGGTCACAGTCCTACCCAGGCATACCTGCTCAAACAAGCCGGCCTGTCTAACATGCTGATCCAGAGAGTGCACTACTCAGTGAAGAAACACTTTGCATCTCAGAAGACACTAGAGTTTTTCTGGAGACAGAACTGGG ATCAGGATGCAGCGTCAGATATTTTGTGTCACATGATGCCATTCTACAGCTACGATGTTCCCCATACGTGCGGGCCTGACCCGAAGATCTGCTGCCAGTTCGACTTCAAGCGGCTGCCAGGAGGAAGAGTCAGCTGTCCGTGGAGAATTCCACCTCAAGCCATCACAGATAATAATGTACAGGAGAG AGCTCTGACGCTGCTGGACCAATACAGAAAGAAATCAAAGCTGTATCGGACTAAGGTGGTGCTGGCTCCGCTTGGAGATGACTTCCGTTACACTGAAGCTGTGGAATGGGACCAACAATTTGGGAACTACCAAAAACTCTTTGACTACATGAATTCTCACCCTGAGCTCCACGTCAAG GCCCAATTTGGCACCATTTCGGATTATTTTGAGGCCTTGCGTAAAAACACTGGCTTGGATCCAGCTGGCACGAGTGTTGGCACCCCGGCCCTACCCGTAGTCAGTGGAGACTTTTTCACTTACGCAGACCGTGATGACCACTACTGGAGCGGCTACTTCACATCACGACCCTTCTATAAACGTCTGGACCGCATGCTGGAATCATACCTCAG GGCAGCTGAGATCATCTACTCTTTGACCATGGCCAACATTCAGAAGTATGACAAGCCCAGCGATTACCCTGCCGGTGATAATTACAAATTACTGACAGAAGCCAGACGCAACCTGGGTCTCTTTCAGCACCATGATGCCATCACGGGCACAGGCAAAGAATGGGTGGTTGTGGACTATGGAACCAG gttgtTTCACTCCATTATGAATGTGAAGCGAGTAATTGTGAGCTCAGCCCAATGGTTAGTGATTAAGGACAAACAAACATATAGCCATGATCCATCAAATCCCTTTCTTCAAATG GAGGATGCTCAACCAGCTCAAGATGCCTTGCCTCGTAAAACCGTTCTTAAGATTCACGATAGGCCAAG GTTGGTTGTGGTATATAACCCCACAGAACAGGCCAGGACATCTATGGTTACGCTGAATGTGAACACCCTTCATGTACGTGTGCTTGATGCTCTTGGTCGTGTAGTTCCCGCTCAGGTCAGTGCAGTATGGAACGATGCCACCAATGCTGCTACTGATGTCTTCCAG ttGTCATTTGTAGCTCACGCAGCTCCGCTGGGTCTTAGTGTGTACCAGCTGACAGAAGGAATGGAGCAGAGGACTGAAGCTTCCAAATACACGTTTCCTCAGGAAGGCATGCATATTTCAGTCAGCGGATTGGAGCATTTCAGACAGTCCTACCTCCAGACTGCCTCTTCTGTTCAAATAGAAAATTCTCACCTGGAACTGTCCATCTCTTCGGTCACAGGTCTTTTAGAG AGAGTGAGGCTGAAGGACGGTGGCTCAGAGCACCATGTCAAGGTGGAGTTTGTTTGGTACGGCACCACCAGCAAAAAAGACAAAAGTGGAGCTTACCTGTTTCTGCCTGACGGAGATGCAACG ATTTACTCTTCCTCTCAGCCGACTGTGATTCGAGTCACCAAAGGGCCAGTTTTTTCTGAAGTCACCACTACTTTtccacacatcacacacacactcagactCTACAACACTCAAG GTGTGGAGGGCCAGTCTGTGGAGATCTGTAACACTGTAGATATAAGGGGCGAAACCAACCGTGAAATTGCAATGAGGATAACATCAGATCTGAACAGCAAGGATCGATTCTTTACTGACCTCAATGGCTACCAG GTGCAGCCGAGGAAAACCATGGCTAAGCTCCCCCTGCAGGCAAACTTCTACCCCATGACCAGCATGGTCTACCTGGAGGACTCCAGCTCCAGACTCTCTCTGCTCACCGCACAGTCACTGGGAGCGGCCAGCCTCAAGAGCG GTCAGCTGGAGGTGATTATGGACCGCAAGCTGAATCAGGATGATAATCGAGGTTTAGGTCAGGGAGTGATGGACAATAAGATCACTGCCAACTCCTTCCGCCTACTGCTGGAGAAGAGAAGCTCTGAGGAGGAG GCCAAAAAAGAGGAGACTGCGCCGTACAGCTATCCATCTCTGCTGAGCCACATGTCTTACATGTATCTCAACCATCCCCTCATCTCCATGGCATCCAGTCTCGACTCGGTCGACGTGCCCTTGACCGTCTACAACCCTCTGAGCACCTCATTTCCCTGTGACGTTCATCTGGTGAACCTGCGTGCAATCCAGTCGAAG GAGGAAGGGGGAGGTCCATCCGAGCAGGCTGCTTTGATACTGCACAGAAAAGGCTTTGACTGTGGCTTCTCCAATCGGAACACTGGCCTACTGTGTGCCACTACACGTGGCAAG